Genomic DNA from Desulfurivibrio alkaliphilus AHT 2:
ATTGGTTGACAGGGGCTTTGAAGTGCTTGCCCTTCACCACGCGGAGGCGATACTAACTCACGACATGCCAGAAGCAGTCGCTGAAATCGAAATGGTACTTGGCCAAATTGAACTTCCTGTCGAGGAACTTGTACGAGGCGGTGGTGGGGAGGGTCAACTTACGCAACGAATGAGACGTGCTTTGGCTGAATGCGGCTGGAACAAGCATAATTTTGAAATAAAGAAAATAGTCGATGGTGAGGAAAAAGAGTCGATTTCGCACGAAATTGACCATATTAAACGGTTTTCATCTGGTATCTTTGCCCTTGAAATCGAGTGGAACAATAAGGATCCATTTTTCGACAGGGATCTGGAAAATTTTAAGCGGCTACACGCAGACGGTGTCATATCGATCGGAGGGATAATTACTCGAGGCGCCTCTTTGCAGAACTCTTTGCGGGAAAGAATCGCAAGGTTTGCACGAGACCATGGCATATCAAGTACGGATAGCCTTTCAGAATATTACAGCCCAACAGGTCGACAGCTTACCAACATAGAAAGAGCTGTAAGAACCGCAGGCTCTTTTGAAGAAGGATGGGCGCGCGCTTTCGTTTCGGATAAATTTGGAAAGGCAACAACTCACTGGCGGAAACTTGAAGATCGTGTGAGGCGAGGTGTTGGCAACCCTTGCCCGTTACTTCTTATCGGAATACCAGACTCAATTCTGGTCGGATAACATTAGGAGGATCATTATGGTAGGGAAGGTATATAACATCGCTGAGCCGAGTCCATCGAAGGATTTGATTGAAAAAGTCTCAGGCCAGTACTCAACTATATTGGCAGACCCGCCCTGGCAATTCCAAAATCGGACAGGAAAAGTGGCTCCTGAACATCGTCGTCTCTTAAGGTATCCTACGATGGAGCTTAAGGAGATAATGGATCTTCCGGTTTCACGACTGGCTGCCGCCAAGTCTCATCTTTACTTGTGGGTGCCGAACGCCCTTCTTATGGAAGGTCTTAAGGTGATGGAGGCATGGGGCTTTACCTACAAGACAAACCTTGTTTGGTACAAGATCCGTAAGGATGGAGGCCCTGATGGGCGAGGTGTCGGATTTTATTTCCGTAATGTTACGGAGTTGATTCTGTTTGGCGTCCGGGGAAGCATGAGAACGCTTCCGGCGGGTAGAACCCAGGTAAATCTATTCGCGACACGTAAACGAGAACATTCAAGAAAGCCTGATGAGATATACCAACTCATTGAGGCGTGCTCGCCAGGCCCATATTTGGAGCTTTTCGCGCGTTTCAATCAGCCGGGATGGCATCAATGGGGGAATGAAGATGTGGAAGAAAACTCATTGTATGGAGTGGCTAAGCGTAACGGTCATACTGGTAGGCAGCAGCTCAGGCTAATGGAGTCGCCAAAAGGTTATAAGGCGGAGTAGCTTTTGATTGCATCGCCCAACAAGGATATGCACAGCCGCCGCTCGTACCTCGCACGGCTGATGGCTAGCGTTCCCGCCTTGCCATTGAGAGGTGGAACAATGAAAACCGTAACTCTTGACGTCCGCTCACCCTCTGATGCAATGGCGGACTTTACCCAAGCCAGGAAAACTGGCAAGCCGCAAAGTTCCGCCCGGATCAGCTTTGCCACTCCCGAACTGCTTTGGAAAGTGCTCACCGAAAAGCGGTGGGAAATTCTGAAGGCATTGTGTGGAGCCGGTCCGGTGTCAATTCGTGAGACAGCCCGTCGTGTCGGCCGAGACGTGAAGGACGTCCACGGCGACGTAACGGCGCTGCTGAACGCTGGTGTGCTTGACCGCATCGAGGACGGCCGGATCGTCTTTCCGTTTGAGGCCGTGAAAGTCGAATTCTTTTTGCGGGCGGCGTAGAGGGAAGACGCCTATGGTTGCTTTTGGGGGTAGCACCACACCCCTGCAGGCTTACAGGTCGTTGCTGTCCACGTAGGCATAGGCGCTGTGTTTGTGGATGGACTCGAAGCTTTCCGCGCCCACTCCGAACCAGGAGATGGCCGGGTGGCCGGCGGCCAGTTCCGCCACTTTGCGTACCACGTCTTCGACAAACATGGGGTTTTGGTAGGCCGCCTCGGTAACGTATTTTTCGTCGGGGCGCTTGAGCAGGGCGAAGACCTCGCAGGAGCTGCCGGCCTCGGCCATCTCGATCAGCTCCTCCAGCCAGATGAATTCCCGGTACTTAACGCTTAGGGTGATCTCCGCCCGCTGGTTGTGGGCGCCGCAGGCGCTGATTTCGCGGGAGCAGGGGCAGAGGGTGGTGGCGGGCACCTGCACGGTGAGCAGGAAATCCTCGTCGGGGCCGACGCCGCCGGTGAAGCGGCAGGTGTATTCCATCAGGCTGGTGGTGCCGCTTACCGGGGCCTTTTTCTCCAGGAAATAGGGGAAGGTCATCTCCACATGGGCCGAGTCCGCCCGCAGCTTATCCTTTACCTCCGCCAGCAGCTTGCGGAAAATCCGGTTGCTCATCTCCTCCTGGTAGCGGTTCAAAACCTCGATAAAGGTGGTTACGCAGGTATCCCGGTACTGGCGGGGCAGGTTGGCCCGCAAGTCGATGGTGGCCACCGTGGGTTGCAGGCCGCCTGATTTTTCTCGCACGGTGATGGGGTAACTGATATCTTTAATGCCGACGCTTTGCAGTTCCATATGGCTTGAGGTGTTCAGTTTGGACTTTTTTAACTGGCTGTAATCGTTCAGGCCTGCCTTTATACCCGGTTTCAGCCGGAAATGACAGTCGAAAGTCGGATTAAGCCATTTCATGAGCCCTGCCACCCCGCCGTCCAGCACTCCCGAAACCGAAGCCGCCGCCGATCAATCTTCCTCCCTGGGCACCTATCTCTGGCGGATTTTTCCCTTTGTCGCGCCCTATAAAAAGCGGGTGGGGGTGGGGCTGGTGCTCAACGCCCTGGCCCGGCTGTTCGATCTGCTGCCCCTGGTGCTCATCGGCTGGGTGGTGGACCTGATCAGCACCCAAGGGGCCGCCGCCGCCGAACCGGGGCTTTTTGCCTGGTTCGGGCTGGCGGTGCTGGGTACCTTCCTGGCCCTGGCGGTTTTCCAGAGCATCAGCGATTACTGCCTGGATTCCATGGCCCAGAAGGTGCGCCACGACCTGCGGCTGGCGGTTTATCAGCGGATGCAGGGGCTGGATGCCAGTTTTTTCGAAGATCGGCAGACCGGCGACCTGCTGGCGGTGGCCTCCAACGACGTGGACAACCTGGAGCACTTTTTCTCCGATGTCACCACCAACGTGGTACGGCTGGTGATTACCTTTGTCGGGGTTTACGGCTTTCTCTTCTGGCTGGACTGGCGGCTGGCCCTGCTGCTGATCGCCCCCTTGCCCTTTGCCATTATCGCGGTGCGTTTCTTTGCCGTGCGGGTGCAGCCCCAGTACCGCAAGGCCCGCCGCGCGGTGGGGGAGATCAACAGCATTCTGGAAAACAATATTCGGGGGATCGGGGTTATTCAGGCCTTCACCGCCGAGGCCGAGCAGTTGCGGCTGGTGGCCGGGCGTTCCAGCTCTTACGTGGAAGCGGCCATTGCCGCCGCCCGGGAGCGGGCCCGCTTCATTCCCCTGATCTACCTGGTGACCGGCCTGGCCTTTGCTCTGCTGATTACCGGCGGCGCCTGGCTCACCGCCACCGAGCACGGGCCCACCATCGGCAGCTTCACCACCTTTGTGCTCTTTGCCGTGCGCCTGGTTTTTCCCCTCTTTATCTTCGGCATGCTGATCAACCAGATCCAGCGGGCCGAGGCCTCGGCCCGGCGGATTGCCAACCTGCTGGCCACCGAGCCCCGGGTGAAGGACCATCACCAAGCGGTGGCGCTTGCCGAGCCGCCGGCCAAGATTGTGCTGCGCGAAGTGGGCTTTGCCTACCGCGCAACCAGGCCGGTGCTGCGGCAGATCGGTTTTGAATTGCGCCGGGGCCGGGTGTTGGGCATTGTCGGCCCCACCGGGGCGGGCAAGAGCACCCTGGTCAAGCTGCTGTTGCGCTACTACGACCCCCATGAGGGCGAAATTCTGGTCAATGACCAGCCGCTGCCGCGGCTCAAGCTTGCCGATTACCGCCGCCACGTGGGCTACGTTTCCCAGGATGCCTTCCTCTTTTACGGCACGGTGGCGGAAAATATCCGCCTGGGCTCACCGGAGGCCGACCCGGCGGCGGTGCGGCAGGCGGCGGAAATTGCCGGGGCGGCGGAGTTCATCGAACAGTTGCCGGAGCAGTACGACACCATGATCGGTGAACGGGGGCTGAAGCTTTCCGGCGGCCAGCAGCAGCGGATTTCGCTGGCCCGGGCGGTGTTGCGCGACCCGGCCCTGCTGGTGCTGGACGAGGCCACCTCGGCGGTGGACACCCGCACCGAAGAGTTGATCCAGCAAAACCTGCAGCGGATGAAAGACGGCCGCATGACCGTGGCCGTGGCCCATCGCCTGTCCACCATCCGGCAATGCGACGAGATCCTGGTACTGGTGGAGGGCACCATTGCCGAACGGGGCACCCACGAGCAACTGCTGGCCCAGGGCGGGGTCTACGCCGGACTATGGCGGGTGCAAAGCGGCGCCTTGGGGCAAACGGAGCCGGGGCAGCCATGAAGTGTTAAAGAAAAAAATCTCTGTTGCCGATACGGTTGATATCCGGGATTTGTTTTTTTAAATCTGCCCATCAACTTTTTCGGGAGCCTGGTTATGAACTGTTGTCTGCCCGCCGGCAAGGCCCTGTCCGCCTCTGCCGCACCACTGGCCACCAATCATCAGCAGCAGGTTGCCTACCGGGAATTTGCCGCCTTCAGCCGTCAGGCTTCAATTTCATTGACCACCGCCGAGGGCGACGTGGTGACCATTCGCAGCAGCCAGCAGCAGGCCCATGCGTTGGCCTACGGGCAGCAAGTTTCGGCCGGCGGGCATGTCCAGAGCCTGACCATGTCCGGACTCGAAAAGCAGGCTTTTTCCATCAGCGTACAGGGCGATCTCAACGAGGAAGAGCTGCGCGATATCGAGCGCCTGCTGGGTGAGCTGAGCACCATTGCCGCCGATTTCTTCAACGGCGACTACGAGCAGGCCATGGTCGGAGCACTTTCCCTGGGTGATATGGGGAGTATCGCCGAATTGCAGGCCACCTTTATCCAGACCAGTATGATCAGCCAGCAGGCGGCATACAGCGAGCGGGGTCCTGCGTTGCCGGCCCATGCCGGCTGGAGTCGGGAGCCGGAGCAGTTACCGGCCGCCGACCAATTTAATTACGGCAATGTGCTGCAGGCCCGCTGGCAGCAGTTGCAGGAATGGCTGGATGAGCGCACCGCCGAAGCGGCGGAGGCCCGGCAGCAGGCGGAAAAAACCGGCAACAACGGTCGAAAGCTGGGCCACCTGCCGCCTTCACAGCGGATGCTGGAACAGATCCAGGCCACCATGACCAAGCACCCGCGCCTCTCGCCCCTGTCCGGCTCTTTAGCCAACCTGGCCATCGACCGGGCCGCCGCCGAGCATTTGGAAAAACATCCTGCCTTGGTGGAGCGCACCAATCAGGCTGCCGAAGACCTCAAGGGGCGTTTCGCTCAGCGCCTCAACGACTGGCTGTTGGCCTGATGAAAGCAGTTCGCGGCCGGAGGTGCCCGAGCACAGGGCACCCCGTGGCCGCTTACGGTCGGCGAACACCGGCTTTGCCGCCTGCCGGGCGGTAAAGTTAAATTTTGACAACCCCTCGCAATCCCGATACCCTACGGCATGATTAACGGCACGTTGCCAAACGGGCCGTTAAATTTTGTTCATTACCGGGAGGGGTGCCGTGCCGTTTCACAGTAGTTACCGCCTGCATTACAACGAGTTTGGCAACACCCGGGAAATTGAAATTTTGGCCCGGGGAATCGACGTTTACGACAACTCCTTTATCAATAAAGGCACCGCCTTTACCCAGGAAGAAAGAGAGCTGTTCGCCCTCCACGGCACCCTGCCGCCCAGCATCCGCTCCCTGGCAAACCAGATGGCCAACAGCCGCCAAACTTGTGCGCAAAAGAGCAGCGACCTGGAGAAGTTCATCTATCTCCGTTCCCTGTTCGACCGCAACGTCGCCCTGGCCCACGCCCTGATCGCCAGCGATCTTGAACGCTACCTGCCCATTATCTACACCCCCACCGTGGGGGAGGCCTGCCGCCATTATTCCTCCATGTTCCGCAAGGCCAACGGGCTCTTCTTTTACCCGGGCAATATCGACCGGGCCGAAGAGATTCTGCGCCGCTTCGTGCCCCGCCAGATCAGGGTGGCGGTGGTCACCGACAACCAAGGGATTTTGGGAATCGGTGACCAGGGGGTGGGCGGTATTGCCATCTGCCTGGGCAAGTTGATGCTCTATACCCAGGGGGCCGGGATCGCCCCCTGGCACTGCCTGCCGATCTCCCTGGATGTGGGCACCGACAACCCGGAGTTGCTCAACGACGACAACTATCTGGGCTGGCGTCATCCCCGCCTGCGGGATGACGATTATGTAGCCTTCGTGCAGCGTTTTGCCCTGGCCTTTAAGGCGGTTTTTCCGCATGCCCTGTGCCAGTGGGAGGATTTTTCCAAGCAGAACGCCTTCGCCATCCGGGATGCCTACCTGCACCGGTTGATTTCTTTCAACGACGACATCCAAGGTACCGGTGCCGTGGCCCTGGCGGCTATTCTTGCCGCCCTGCGCAGCAAAGGGGAAAAGCTTGGCGACCAGGTGTTCCTGGTGCATGGGGCGGGGGCCGGCGGCATTGGGATTGCCGAACAGTTGGCCGTTGCCCTGCAGGAAGAGGGCCTGGATGAAACGGCGGCCCGGGCACGCATTTTCACCGTGGACCGGCGGGGCCTGGTCACCACCGATCGGTCGTTGGAACCCTACAAAAAGAAGTTCGCCCACGATCCCGCCACCTTACCCTGGCTGCGGGAAACCGGGGCCGGCTCGTTGGCCGAGCTGGTGAGAAAGGCCGGTGTTACGGTGCTCATCGGCACTTCCGGCCAGGCGGACGCCTTTGGCCGCGAACTGGTTCAGGCCATGCTGGCCAATACCGCCCGTCCGGTGATTCTGCCTTTAAGCAACCCCACCGGACAGAGTGAGGCCAGGCCCGCCGAGCTTGCGCAGTGGAGCCAGGGGCGCGCCCTGGTGGCCACCGGCAGCCCCTTCCCACCCTTGCTCAGCCAGGGGCGTATGGTGCGGGTGGGGCAGTGCAACAACGTCTTTATCTTTCCCGGGGTTGGGCTGGGGGTCTTGGCCAGCGGGGCGGCTGAGGTGCGGCCGGAATTTTTCACCGCCGCCGCGCGGGCGGTGGCCGACCGGGTGGCGCCGGCCGATTTGGCCGCCGGTGTTCTGCTGCCCGAGGTCGGCGAACTGCGGGAGGTAAGCCGGGCGGTGGCGGTGGCGGTGGGTGAAAGCGCCATCAAGGCCGGGGTGGCCGGCCCCTGCGCCGTCAGCACCTACCAGCACCACAACGACCCCACCCGCCTGGCCCGCCTCATCGACGGCATGCGCTGGCGCCCCGGCTATCTACCCCTGGTGAACGGTTACGCTGAACAGTTATAATGAGAGACTCTGTTATCTCTGTTTTTTCGCCCTGTCAGTATCTTCTCGACGATCAGCCGCTGATCCTGGCATTGTGTTCGATATCTCCCCCAACAGCCCCATTTTCAGCCGGTACTGATCGTACCAACCTTTGACCAGCTTTGCTCTCACGCTTTCTTCCCCATACCGCTTCTGCGCTTCCAAAACCAGCAAGCGGGCCAGTTCCATCGTACGGGGCAAATCCTCATACGCAATCGGCTCTTCACTTAACGTGTCATGCAGTGCAAACAACAAACTTAAATAAGTTGCGCTTTCTGGCCCCAGGTGCAACCGAACCAGCGCCAGCGTGTCTTCGATCGCCGAGATTTTTTCCTGCCGATCCGTAGCGCGACCAATCCGCCCGATCCGATCGTGGATATGCTTTGCCATACTCGGCCAGCGCCGCTGTATATCAGCTAACTCGGTGCGATAATTAAAGATCAGATCCATGTTCTCGAAACGATAGCGCCCAAAACTCTCAACGCTCTCGCCTTGTCCGGTAGCCAAAATCTGATAGTGGCGAAAATAGCAGCGCTGGATTTCATCTTCCTGGTCGTCGTATTTTTCGTTAAGAGCCGCTTCGACGCTCAGCTTCTTAGGGTTAAAAGCGATCTCAAAATTATGGATATCATGGACGTGCTCTCCGCCGGAAGTCCAATCCTGGGTTACCACGATTTCCCCATCTCCAAACTCGGTATCGATTGCCCAAATCATCCCATTGGCCCGTACCAGCATCCGAGATCCTTCGATTCGGCCGTCGTCGCTTAAAAAGAGTTTGGTCGCAATCGTCGCTTCCATGGTTTCTTCGGGCAGCTTATTGCCTTCACAATCTCCCACAACCCCTTGGTAAGTCAGGTTGCCTTCGAAGGCGTAGTGCTGCTGCTTCCAAAAGCCGGCTTCCTGTACCCCATGGTAATCGCGGTACTCGCCATCCTCTAACCCGAGGCCTGTCTCTATACCCTTGGCTCCGCAACCCGCTAGCATCAGAACAGCGAAAACACCGCCGACTGCCAAGGCAACCATGCTTTTCCTGCTATCTGCCACCATCGCCTTTTTGCCAACCATTATGCCCATCAGCCTGCTCACTTCTGCTTTCTTCCTTATTGCTCTCTTAACAAGCTCCATCTTTCTCACCACGCTCTCATCTCCAAACCCCGCCGGCGCATCTACACAATACCCCTGCAGAAGGTTTACGCTCGTCTAAGGCTGAAATTATGGGTCAATAATGGCTGCCAGCCAGCTTGTCAAAGAAAAAAACTGGCGCGCCTCCGACACCCGTCCGTCCAGCCGCTGATCCGCAAGTAATCCATAGGGCACCCCGGCACTGATTCTAGCAGCGAACGGCTCACGCACTTAAGTACACATCGCATGTGCTGCTTGTTGACTTTTACTACCTTTGGTACTCTGTTTCCGGGAACTTGATCTGAAATATTCCAGGTCGTGGCAAATGGAGCCTTTTCGGCTATACCCTAGAAGATGGAGTTGAAGTTCAACCAACATGAATCTCGATAATAATATGGCGAGCCGACTCCCGGTGGCGGCTTTTTTCGTCCTGATGCTTATCCTGTTTTTGGCAGCCTGTGCTCCCCGCTACCCTTTGGGTATTCCAGAGGCGGAATGGCTGGAGATGAGTCCGGAGCAGCGGTTGCAGGCCCGGGAAAAGCAGGTGGCTCTTGATCGGGCGGCGGCCGAGCGACGGGCGGCGGCGGAGCGGGCGCGGGCCGAGGAAGCTGCCCGGTTTCAGGCGGAGCTGCTTGAAAAGCGTCGCCAGGCCGCTTACGGGGAAAGGGTGCAATGTGTGCTGGACCCGGTTGAGGCCAGAATTTTCGGCAATTGGCGCCAGGTGGAGCCGGTGGCGATGGATCTGGTGGTGGGTATGGAACTGGAAGTACCCCTGCGTGAACGTTCCGGCAGCACGGTGCGACGTCGCACCACGTCGTATGCATCTTTTGACGGCCAAACTGTGGCCGTTTGCCGAGAGCCTTTGGCGCCGGCAGCTGCTTCCGGCCGTGACAACTGTTTGCGCCTGCTGGGTACCTTCGAAGATTATCGCCGTGGTATGGTCCAGCAGTTGGAAGCCCCCGATTTTCTGCGTGGCCGCCTGCGCTGCAACCTGGTGCCGGCCGTAGGCATGCCGCCCCGGCTGATCATCGAGCGCTGAGTAGTTGTAAGTCGTGGCAAGACAACAGGTAGCGCAGGAAGGTCTGATGCCGAAGCATGACGGCCAGGAAAGGCCTCCTGCGAGACACTCAGGTGCAGCGCAAGGCGTGGTGGCAGGGCAATGGCAATGGTGGCGGTGGTTCGTGGTGGCGGCGGTTAGCCATCCACTCCAGACATTTGTGGCCTGGTATCTGCTGCTTGGACTCGGCATGAGCTGGGAAGTTAGCACCAACACTTATCAGGTCTGGCCGGTACCGTTCGGCGGGTTGCTGGCGCTGATCACCGCCGCAAGGTTGGGGCTGTTCCTGGCTCTGGCGCGCTATGCCTTCCAAATTTTTGACCGGGGCGGCCTAAGCGGCGCATTCCTGCGCAACCACCGTTGGTCTTTGCCGTGCCTGCCCATCACGTTCCTGCTGGGGTGGCCCATGGAGCTGAACGTCTTTGGCTTCGTGTATTTTCCGGTGTTGCTTGTGGCAATATTGATCTTCGGTGGGCTGGTGCTGGCGTTGAATCTGCGAACCCTGATTCAGGCGCGGCGGTCAGTTGCGGCGCGGTAGTGTAGCAAATCCAGATCCCGTAAAAATATGCGCCGGCAGGCAGGATGAAGTGAGTTATGAGGATAAAGGCGAAAGAATGTTGACCATTGAAGGCCTGCGGGTGCGTGAGGTTACTCTGGATCTGGTGGTGGCGCCGGGCGAAATCGTTTGCCTGGGCGGTCCGTCGGGCAGCGGCAAGTCGTTGTTGTTGCGGGCGGCGGCCGACCTGATTCCCCACCGGGGGCGGGTAAGTTTTAACGGTGAGGAGTGTGTTACCATGCCGGCTCACCTCTGGCGGCGTCGGGTGGGGTTGCTGCCGGCGGAGTCCCAGTGGTGGGCGACAACGGTGGGGGAGCATTTTCCCCGGCCGGAGCAGGCGGATCTGTCCGCCCTGGGTTTTGGCCCCGAGGTGATGGGGTGGCAGGTATCCCGATGCTCCACCGGGGAGCGGCAGCGGCTGGCGATTCTGCGTTTGCTGGCCTTGGCGCCGGCGGCCCTGCTGCTGGATGAACCCACCGCCAGCTTGGACCAGGAGAGTATTGGCCGGGTGGAAGGCTTGATCGACCGTTACCGCAAACAGCACCGGGCGCCGGTGTTGTGGGTCAGCCACGATCCGGCCCAGGTGGCCCGGGTGGCCGATCGGCGGTTGCAGATTAAAGGGGAGAGGGTGATAGAGGTACCGGCATGAGCCTGATTGAACTGAGCTATCTTGATCTGCTGCTGGCCTCCGGCCTGATCGTGGTCCTGGCGGCCCTGTCGCTGCTGCTCAGGCTGCGGGTGGAGCGGCAGTTGCTGGTCGCCGCCCTGCGCACCACCGTGCAGTTGCTGCTGGTGGGGTTGGTGTTGAAGGCGCTCTTTGCCCATGCTACCCTGTTCCTGGTCGGCCTGATGTCTCTGGTGATGCTGCTGGTTGCCGGTTATGAAGTGATGGCCCGGCAGAAAAGGCCTTTCGGCGGTGCCTGGGGGTATGTCCTTGGTACCGGGGCGATGTTTGTTTCCTCTTTTGCCACCACCTTCTTTGCCCTGTTGCTGATCATCGGCAATGATCCCTGGTATTATCCCCAGTACGCCATCCCGCTGCTGGGGATGATGCTGGGCAACACCATGACCGGGGTGTCTTTAGCCCTGGACCGGCTCACCGGTTTTGCCTGGCAGCAGCAGGCGATTATCGAAACCCGGCTGGCCCTGGGCCAGGAATGGCGGGAGGCCATGCGGGACAACATCCGGGAGAGCGTACGTATCGGCCTGATTCCCATCATCAACGCCATGGCCGCCGCCGGCGTGGTGAGCCTGCCGGGGATGATGACCGGCCAGATCCTCTCCGGCACCCCGCCCATGGAGGCGGTTAAATACCAGATCCTGATCATGTTTATGATCACCGCCGGCACCGGTTTTGCCATTTTGCTGGCCACCTGGATCGGCGGCCGGCGGTTGTTTGACGAGCGGCAGCGACTGCGCCTGGATCGCCTTAAACCTTCGTAAGCGTTCAGCCGCACCGCTTACAAACCTTCGTGACCTCCCAGCGCGCCCGGTCGGCGACGCCGGCAACTTTTCAGGAGATATTTTTATGCTGCGATTGATAGAGCGGGTGTTTTCCGACTGCGAGGATTGCCCCAGCGTGTTGCTGGCCAATATGCACATAACCTCCGATGTGGAACTTAACCTCAAGCGGATGGAAGAGGTGGTGCAGCAGGCTCATACCCATGGGGCCAACATCCTGATTTTCCCCGAGTTATGTGTTACCGGTTATGTCTGGGAAGATCAGGGGCGGGGGGAGGTGGAGGAGTTGCTGGCCGCCGGGGAAAACAGCCGGATTGCCCCCACCCTCAAGCGCATCCGCGACGGCCTGCGGGATGATGGCAAGGGGCTGGAATACGTCTTTTTCAACAA
This window encodes:
- a CDS encoding BglII/BstYI family type II restriction endonuclease, whose translation is MLNSLVDRGFEVLALHHAEAILTHDMPEAVAEIEMVLGQIELPVEELVRGGGGEGQLTQRMRRALAECGWNKHNFEIKKIVDGEEKESISHEIDHIKRFSSGIFALEIEWNNKDPFFDRDLENFKRLHADGVISIGGIITRGASLQNSLRERIARFARDHGISSTDSLSEYYSPTGRQLTNIERAVRTAGSFEEGWARAFVSDKFGKATTHWRKLEDRVRRGVGNPCPLLLIGIPDSILVG
- a CDS encoding MT-A70 family methyltransferase, with the translated sequence MVGKVYNIAEPSPSKDLIEKVSGQYSTILADPPWQFQNRTGKVAPEHRRLLRYPTMELKEIMDLPVSRLAAAKSHLYLWVPNALLMEGLKVMEAWGFTYKTNLVWYKIRKDGGPDGRGVGFYFRNVTELILFGVRGSMRTLPAGRTQVNLFATRKREHSRKPDEIYQLIEACSPGPYLELFARFNQPGWHQWGNEDVEENSLYGVAKRNGHTGRQQLRLMESPKGYKAE
- the folE2 gene encoding GTP cyclohydrolase FolE2, which codes for MELQSVGIKDISYPITVREKSGGLQPTVATIDLRANLPRQYRDTCVTTFIEVLNRYQEEMSNRIFRKLLAEVKDKLRADSAHVEMTFPYFLEKKAPVSGTTSLMEYTCRFTGGVGPDEDFLLTVQVPATTLCPCSREISACGAHNQRAEITLSVKYREFIWLEELIEMAEAGSSCEVFALLKRPDEKYVTEAAYQNPMFVEDVVRKVAELAAGHPAISWFGVGAESFESIHKHSAYAYVDSNDL
- a CDS encoding ABC transporter ATP-binding protein, translated to MSPATPPSSTPETEAAADQSSSLGTYLWRIFPFVAPYKKRVGVGLVLNALARLFDLLPLVLIGWVVDLISTQGAAAAEPGLFAWFGLAVLGTFLALAVFQSISDYCLDSMAQKVRHDLRLAVYQRMQGLDASFFEDRQTGDLLAVASNDVDNLEHFFSDVTTNVVRLVITFVGVYGFLFWLDWRLALLLIAPLPFAIIAVRFFAVRVQPQYRKARRAVGEINSILENNIRGIGVIQAFTAEAEQLRLVAGRSSSYVEAAIAAARERARFIPLIYLVTGLAFALLITGGAWLTATEHGPTIGSFTTFVLFAVRLVFPLFIFGMLINQIQRAEASARRIANLLATEPRVKDHHQAVALAEPPAKIVLREVGFAYRATRPVLRQIGFELRRGRVLGIVGPTGAGKSTLVKLLLRYYDPHEGEILVNDQPLPRLKLADYRRHVGYVSQDAFLFYGTVAENIRLGSPEADPAAVRQAAEIAGAAEFIEQLPEQYDTMIGERGLKLSGGQQQRISLARAVLRDPALLVLDEATSAVDTRTEELIQQNLQRMKDGRMTVAVAHRLSTIRQCDEILVLVEGTIAERGTHEQLLAQGGVYAGLWRVQSGALGQTEPGQP
- a CDS encoding NAD-dependent malic enzyme: MPFHSSYRLHYNEFGNTREIEILARGIDVYDNSFINKGTAFTQEERELFALHGTLPPSIRSLANQMANSRQTCAQKSSDLEKFIYLRSLFDRNVALAHALIASDLERYLPIIYTPTVGEACRHYSSMFRKANGLFFYPGNIDRAEEILRRFVPRQIRVAVVTDNQGILGIGDQGVGGIAICLGKLMLYTQGAGIAPWHCLPISLDVGTDNPELLNDDNYLGWRHPRLRDDDYVAFVQRFALAFKAVFPHALCQWEDFSKQNAFAIRDAYLHRLISFNDDIQGTGAVALAAILAALRSKGEKLGDQVFLVHGAGAGGIGIAEQLAVALQEEGLDETAARARIFTVDRRGLVTTDRSLEPYKKKFAHDPATLPWLRETGAGSLAELVRKAGVTVLIGTSGQADAFGRELVQAMLANTARPVILPLSNPTGQSEARPAELAQWSQGRALVATGSPFPPLLSQGRMVRVGQCNNVFIFPGVGLGVLASGAAEVRPEFFTAAARAVADRVAPADLAAGVLLPEVGELREVSRAVAVAVGESAIKAGVAGPCAVSTYQHHNDPTRLARLIDGMRWRPGYLPLVNGYAEQL
- a CDS encoding ABC transporter ATP-binding protein — protein: MLTIEGLRVREVTLDLVVAPGEIVCLGGPSGSGKSLLLRAAADLIPHRGRVSFNGEECVTMPAHLWRRRVGLLPAESQWWATTVGEHFPRPEQADLSALGFGPEVMGWQVSRCSTGERQRLAILRLLALAPAALLLDEPTASLDQESIGRVEGLIDRYRKQHRAPVLWVSHDPAQVARVADRRLQIKGERVIEVPA
- a CDS encoding ABC transporter permease produces the protein MSLIELSYLDLLLASGLIVVLAALSLLLRLRVERQLLVAALRTTVQLLLVGLVLKALFAHATLFLVGLMSLVMLLVAGYEVMARQKRPFGGAWGYVLGTGAMFVSSFATTFFALLLIIGNDPWYYPQYAIPLLGMMLGNTMTGVSLALDRLTGFAWQQQAIIETRLALGQEWREAMRDNIRESVRIGLIPIINAMAAAGVVSLPGMMTGQILSGTPPMEAVKYQILIMFMITAGTGFAILLATWIGGRRLFDERQRLRLDRLKPS